One stretch of Armigeres subalbatus isolate Guangzhou_Male chromosome 2, GZ_Asu_2, whole genome shotgun sequence DNA includes these proteins:
- the LOC134212511 gene encoding calphotin-like isoform X5: MGAVKPTEDAATAAAAAAPATSEITPTKPEAAEVTAAEVVKAVEEPVVEAVVASPAQETAPATAETTPATETAPVVVAAENGKPAEEEKKVEEEKPVVAAPAPVVPEPEPVQEVEKVVEPAVVEVNKANAVEKTLPAEVVAAVETEIKSEPIVVEQTEKPVTEVVSDKPAAEVAPVATEAAPAVAEVVAEPASVEPVVVADNGDSTPPPPLPSIPPPSQVMVFAEASMSQVATEPEPDSLNSIPEQSSLPVEKQEQKQEEQVVVQKVEEQAVPAPVEEVVVKKVEEKPVEATPVPVEEEKKEVPAPVVEEEIVEKVVEAVQSAAPVEAAVELKETVSEVVEQILDKAVDKVEETIAAPVVEEQKPVDEAPVEAQAPVEVADEPVKAEELPAPVEPVPAPVEEKTVEPIVAAVEEKAVEPTPAPVESEPAPVEAAPVEETVVPVEVKSVETAPAAVVEKPVEQTPAPVESTPAPVEDSPAPAEELPAPVEEKLVEKVTATVEAAVPTPVEEPKSEELIPAPEPVSEADEISNTIDDLPPPPPPPATDDEPVPDSLPSPLPTIAAAAPTDATGADEQNLSVDISSPLPQNSLESLPSPPTLSQSDAMSLPPPPESPSATLTSIEATEQSLPAAPEPSTLPTPPESAPVTSEPKPEAQITPVAEEKLVEVESAAAATTTVEKETVVADEPAAEQVTVAAATATAPVPESSKKEEQVVEEKEKSEAPAPQPTEATEIVVKKQNGTAAVENGTSTENGTIENGTTLENGQNGVHETSTTESLNGDTEHKKKEEKIPEKAAQLQQPPPAAEVTAE; this comes from the exons ATGGGAGCCGTTAAG CCAACCGAAGATGCTGCGACTGCTGCTGCGGCCGCTGCCCCTGCGACGAGTGAAATCACCCCGACGAAACCCGAAGCCGCCGAAGTTACCGCTGCTGAGGTCGTCAAAGCCGTTGAGGAACCAGTCGTAGAAGCCGTCGTCGCGTCGCCCGCCCAAGAGACTGCCCCCGCCACCGCTGAGACTACCCCGGCCACCGAAACTGCCCCCGTCGTTGTGGCTGCTGAGAATGGCAAACCCGCAGAAGAGGAAAAGAAGGTCGAAGAGGAAAAGCCCGTAGTCGCCGCCCCCGCCCCAGTCGTCCCAGAACCGGAACCGGTCCAGGAGGTTGAAAAAGTGGTCGAACCGGCCGTTGTTGAGGTAAACAAAGCAAACGCAGTCGAAAAGACGCTGCCGGCGGAAGTAGTCGCCGCCGTTGAGACTGAAATCAAATCCGAACCTATTGTTGTTGAGCAAACTGAGAAACCAGTAACCGAAGTAGTAAGCGACAAACCGGCAGCGGAAGTGGCGCCAGTGGCGACCGAAGCTGCGCCGGCAGTAGCTGAAGTCGTTGCTGAACCTGCTTCTGTTGAACCGGTTGTCGTCGCTGATAATGGTGATAGCACACCTCCACCTCCTCTGCCCTCCATTCCTCCTCCCTCCCAGGTGATGGTATTTGCAGAAGCTTCCATGTCCCAGGTTGCTACCGAACCCGAACCCGATTCCCTCAACTCTATCCCAGAACAGTCTTCCTTGCCGGTTGAAAAGCAGGAACAGAAACAAGAAGAGCAGGTTGTTGTCCAGAAAGTAGAAGAGCAGGCCGTCCCAGCGCCAGTTGAGGAAGTAGTCGTCAAAAAAGTTGAGGAAAAACCAGTAGAAGCAACCCCAGTGCCAgttgaagaagaaaagaaggaagtcCCTGCACCGGTGGTTGAAGAGGAAATTGTTGAAAAGGTTGTTGAAGCTGTGCAAAGTGCTGCCCCTGTTGAAGCCGCTGTTGAGTTAAAGGAAACAGTTTCTGAAGTTGTTGAACAAATTTTGGATAAGGCCGTCGATAAAGTAGAAGAAACAATTGCAGCCCCAGTTGTTGAAGAACAGAAACCTGTCGACGAAGCCCCAGTGGAAGCTCAAGCACCTGTTGAGGTTGCTGACGAGCCAGTGAAAGCTGAGGAATTACCCGCACCAGTAGAACCAGTACCGGCTCCAGTGGAAGAGAAAACTGTTGAACCAATTGTGGCTGCTGTTGAAGAAAAGGCAGTCGAGCCAACGCCAGCGCCTGTCGAATCAGAGCCAGCGCCCGTTGAAGCAGCGCCAGTCGAGGAAACTGTCGTCCCCGTAGAAGTAAAATCCGTCGAAACTGCGCCAGCTGCTGTTGTAGAGAAACCAGTTGAACAAACTCCAGCTCCCGTAGAATCCACACCAGCTCCCGTAGAAGACAGTCCTGCCCCAGCAGAAGAGCTTCCCGCACCCGTCGAAGAAAAACTGGTTGAAAAGGTAACCGCAACCGTAGAAGCAGCCGTACCCACACCAGTCGAGGAACCAAAATCAGAAGAACTCATCCCAGCGCCAGAACCAGTCTCAGAAGCCGACGAAATCAGCAACACAATCGACGATCTGCCACCACCACCGCCGCCTCCAGCAACCGATGATGAGCCAGTGCCCGACTCGCTTCCATCACCACTGCCCACGATTGCAGCTGCCGCCCCGACCGATGCCACCGGTGCCGACGAGCAAAATCTCTCCGTCGACATTTCCTCCCCGCTTCCACAGAACTCGCTCGAGTCGCTTCCATCACCGCCCACACTATCCCAGAGTGACGCCATGAGCTTACCTCCTCCGCCAGAGTCTCCCTCGGCCACGCTGACCTCCATCGAAGCCACCGAACAGTCTCTTCCTGCTGCTCCCGAACCTTCCACACTCCCTACGCCTCCAGAATCCGCTCCAGTAACCTCCGAACCGAAACCAGAAGCTCAGATCACCCCAGTAGCTGAAGAAAAGCTAGTTGAAGTggaatcggcggcggcggcgacgacgacggTTGAGAAAGAAACCGTCGTAGCAGACGAACCAGCGGCAGAGCAGGTGACCGTGGCGGCAGCGACGGCGACGGCCCCAGTTCCTGAATCgagcaagaaagaagaacaGGTGGTTGAAGAGAAGGAAAAATCAGAGGCGCCGGCGCCGCAGCCAACCGAAGCGACGGAAATTGTTGTCAAAAAG CAAAACGGAACCGCCGCCGTTGAGAACGGAACCAGCACAGAGAACGGAACGATCGAAAACGGCACGACGCTGGAAAACGGACAGAATGGCGTGCACGAGACGTCCACCACGGAGAGCTTGAACGGTGATACCGAACACAAAAAGAAGGAG
- the LOC134212511 gene encoding calphotin-like isoform X3 has translation MGKAQSKRSVDITTDPAKDGVVTEGTGKLEKIEDVDQLKSQANGDAQHNEGESPTEDAATAAAAAAPATSEITPTKPEAAEVTAAEVVKAVEEPVVEAVVASPAQETAPATAETTPATETAPVVVAAENGKPAEEEKKVEEEKPVVAAPAPVVPEPEPVQEVEKVVEPAVVEVNKANAVEKTLPAEVVAAVETEIKSEPIVVEQTEKPVTEVVSDKPAAEVAPVATEAAPAVAEVVAEPASVEPVVVADNGDSTPPPPLPSIPPPSQVMVFAEASMSQVATEPEPDSLNSIPEQSSLPVEKQEQKQEEQVVVQKVEEQAVPAPVEEVVVKKVEEKPVEATPVPVEEEKKEVPAPVVEEEIVEKVVEAVQSAAPVEAAVELKETVSEVVEQILDKAVDKVEETIAAPVVEEQKPVDEAPVEAQAPVEVADEPVKAEELPAPVEPVPAPVEEKTVEPIVAAVEEKAVEPTPAPVESEPAPVEAAPVEETVVPVEVKSVETAPAAVVEKPVEQTPAPVESTPAPVEDSPAPAEELPAPVEEKLVEKVTATVEAAVPTPVEEPKSEELIPAPEPVSEADEISNTIDDLPPPPPPPATDDEPVPDSLPSPLPTIAAAAPTDATGADEQNLSVDISSPLPQNSLESLPSPPTLSQSDAMSLPPPPESPSATLTSIEATEQSLPAAPEPSTLPTPPESAPVTSEPKPEAQITPVAEEKLVEVESAAAATTTVEKETVVADEPAAEQVTVAAATATAPVPESSKKEEQVVEEKEKSEAPAPQPTEATEIVVKKQQNGTAAVENGTSTENGTIENGTTLENGQNGVHETSTTESLNGDTEHKKKEEKIPEKAAQLQQPPPAAEVTAE, from the exons CCAACCGAAGATGCTGCGACTGCTGCTGCGGCCGCTGCCCCTGCGACGAGTGAAATCACCCCGACGAAACCCGAAGCCGCCGAAGTTACCGCTGCTGAGGTCGTCAAAGCCGTTGAGGAACCAGTCGTAGAAGCCGTCGTCGCGTCGCCCGCCCAAGAGACTGCCCCCGCCACCGCTGAGACTACCCCGGCCACCGAAACTGCCCCCGTCGTTGTGGCTGCTGAGAATGGCAAACCCGCAGAAGAGGAAAAGAAGGTCGAAGAGGAAAAGCCCGTAGTCGCCGCCCCCGCCCCAGTCGTCCCAGAACCGGAACCGGTCCAGGAGGTTGAAAAAGTGGTCGAACCGGCCGTTGTTGAGGTAAACAAAGCAAACGCAGTCGAAAAGACGCTGCCGGCGGAAGTAGTCGCCGCCGTTGAGACTGAAATCAAATCCGAACCTATTGTTGTTGAGCAAACTGAGAAACCAGTAACCGAAGTAGTAAGCGACAAACCGGCAGCGGAAGTGGCGCCAGTGGCGACCGAAGCTGCGCCGGCAGTAGCTGAAGTCGTTGCTGAACCTGCTTCTGTTGAACCGGTTGTCGTCGCTGATAATGGTGATAGCACACCTCCACCTCCTCTGCCCTCCATTCCTCCTCCCTCCCAGGTGATGGTATTTGCAGAAGCTTCCATGTCCCAGGTTGCTACCGAACCCGAACCCGATTCCCTCAACTCTATCCCAGAACAGTCTTCCTTGCCGGTTGAAAAGCAGGAACAGAAACAAGAAGAGCAGGTTGTTGTCCAGAAAGTAGAAGAGCAGGCCGTCCCAGCGCCAGTTGAGGAAGTAGTCGTCAAAAAAGTTGAGGAAAAACCAGTAGAAGCAACCCCAGTGCCAgttgaagaagaaaagaaggaagtcCCTGCACCGGTGGTTGAAGAGGAAATTGTTGAAAAGGTTGTTGAAGCTGTGCAAAGTGCTGCCCCTGTTGAAGCCGCTGTTGAGTTAAAGGAAACAGTTTCTGAAGTTGTTGAACAAATTTTGGATAAGGCCGTCGATAAAGTAGAAGAAACAATTGCAGCCCCAGTTGTTGAAGAACAGAAACCTGTCGACGAAGCCCCAGTGGAAGCTCAAGCACCTGTTGAGGTTGCTGACGAGCCAGTGAAAGCTGAGGAATTACCCGCACCAGTAGAACCAGTACCGGCTCCAGTGGAAGAGAAAACTGTTGAACCAATTGTGGCTGCTGTTGAAGAAAAGGCAGTCGAGCCAACGCCAGCGCCTGTCGAATCAGAGCCAGCGCCCGTTGAAGCAGCGCCAGTCGAGGAAACTGTCGTCCCCGTAGAAGTAAAATCCGTCGAAACTGCGCCAGCTGCTGTTGTAGAGAAACCAGTTGAACAAACTCCAGCTCCCGTAGAATCCACACCAGCTCCCGTAGAAGACAGTCCTGCCCCAGCAGAAGAGCTTCCCGCACCCGTCGAAGAAAAACTGGTTGAAAAGGTAACCGCAACCGTAGAAGCAGCCGTACCCACACCAGTCGAGGAACCAAAATCAGAAGAACTCATCCCAGCGCCAGAACCAGTCTCAGAAGCCGACGAAATCAGCAACACAATCGACGATCTGCCACCACCACCGCCGCCTCCAGCAACCGATGATGAGCCAGTGCCCGACTCGCTTCCATCACCACTGCCCACGATTGCAGCTGCCGCCCCGACCGATGCCACCGGTGCCGACGAGCAAAATCTCTCCGTCGACATTTCCTCCCCGCTTCCACAGAACTCGCTCGAGTCGCTTCCATCACCGCCCACACTATCCCAGAGTGACGCCATGAGCTTACCTCCTCCGCCAGAGTCTCCCTCGGCCACGCTGACCTCCATCGAAGCCACCGAACAGTCTCTTCCTGCTGCTCCCGAACCTTCCACACTCCCTACGCCTCCAGAATCCGCTCCAGTAACCTCCGAACCGAAACCAGAAGCTCAGATCACCCCAGTAGCTGAAGAAAAGCTAGTTGAAGTggaatcggcggcggcggcgacgacgacggTTGAGAAAGAAACCGTCGTAGCAGACGAACCAGCGGCAGAGCAGGTGACCGTGGCGGCAGCGACGGCGACGGCCCCAGTTCCTGAATCgagcaagaaagaagaacaGGTGGTTGAAGAGAAGGAAAAATCAGAGGCGCCGGCGCCGCAGCCAACCGAAGCGACGGAAATTGTTGTCAAAAAG CAGCAAAACGGAACCGCCGCCGTTGAGAACGGAACCAGCACAGAGAACGGAACGATCGAAAACGGCACGACGCTGGAAAACGGACAGAATGGCGTGCACGAGACGTCCACCACGGAGAGCTTGAACGGTGATACCGAACACAAAAAGAAGGAG
- the LOC134212511 gene encoding calphotin-like isoform X4 codes for MGAVKPTEDAATAAAAAAPATSEITPTKPEAAEVTAAEVVKAVEEPVVEAVVASPAQETAPATAETTPATETAPVVVAAENGKPAEEEKKVEEEKPVVAAPAPVVPEPEPVQEVEKVVEPAVVEVNKANAVEKTLPAEVVAAVETEIKSEPIVVEQTEKPVTEVVSDKPAAEVAPVATEAAPAVAEVVAEPASVEPVVVADNGDSTPPPPLPSIPPPSQVMVFAEASMSQVATEPEPDSLNSIPEQSSLPVEKQEQKQEEQVVVQKVEEQAVPAPVEEVVVKKVEEKPVEATPVPVEEEKKEVPAPVVEEEIVEKVVEAVQSAAPVEAAVELKETVSEVVEQILDKAVDKVEETIAAPVVEEQKPVDEAPVEAQAPVEVADEPVKAEELPAPVEPVPAPVEEKTVEPIVAAVEEKAVEPTPAPVESEPAPVEAAPVEETVVPVEVKSVETAPAAVVEKPVEQTPAPVESTPAPVEDSPAPAEELPAPVEEKLVEKVTATVEAAVPTPVEEPKSEELIPAPEPVSEADEISNTIDDLPPPPPPPATDDEPVPDSLPSPLPTIAAAAPTDATGADEQNLSVDISSPLPQNSLESLPSPPTLSQSDAMSLPPPPESPSATLTSIEATEQSLPAAPEPSTLPTPPESAPVTSEPKPEAQITPVAEEKLVEVESAAAATTTVEKETVVADEPAAEQVTVAAATATAPVPESSKKEEQVVEEKEKSEAPAPQPTEATEIVVKKQQNGTAAVENGTSTENGTIENGTTLENGQNGVHETSTTESLNGDTEHKKKEEKIPEKAAQLQQPPPAAEVTAE; via the exons ATGGGAGCCGTTAAG CCAACCGAAGATGCTGCGACTGCTGCTGCGGCCGCTGCCCCTGCGACGAGTGAAATCACCCCGACGAAACCCGAAGCCGCCGAAGTTACCGCTGCTGAGGTCGTCAAAGCCGTTGAGGAACCAGTCGTAGAAGCCGTCGTCGCGTCGCCCGCCCAAGAGACTGCCCCCGCCACCGCTGAGACTACCCCGGCCACCGAAACTGCCCCCGTCGTTGTGGCTGCTGAGAATGGCAAACCCGCAGAAGAGGAAAAGAAGGTCGAAGAGGAAAAGCCCGTAGTCGCCGCCCCCGCCCCAGTCGTCCCAGAACCGGAACCGGTCCAGGAGGTTGAAAAAGTGGTCGAACCGGCCGTTGTTGAGGTAAACAAAGCAAACGCAGTCGAAAAGACGCTGCCGGCGGAAGTAGTCGCCGCCGTTGAGACTGAAATCAAATCCGAACCTATTGTTGTTGAGCAAACTGAGAAACCAGTAACCGAAGTAGTAAGCGACAAACCGGCAGCGGAAGTGGCGCCAGTGGCGACCGAAGCTGCGCCGGCAGTAGCTGAAGTCGTTGCTGAACCTGCTTCTGTTGAACCGGTTGTCGTCGCTGATAATGGTGATAGCACACCTCCACCTCCTCTGCCCTCCATTCCTCCTCCCTCCCAGGTGATGGTATTTGCAGAAGCTTCCATGTCCCAGGTTGCTACCGAACCCGAACCCGATTCCCTCAACTCTATCCCAGAACAGTCTTCCTTGCCGGTTGAAAAGCAGGAACAGAAACAAGAAGAGCAGGTTGTTGTCCAGAAAGTAGAAGAGCAGGCCGTCCCAGCGCCAGTTGAGGAAGTAGTCGTCAAAAAAGTTGAGGAAAAACCAGTAGAAGCAACCCCAGTGCCAgttgaagaagaaaagaaggaagtcCCTGCACCGGTGGTTGAAGAGGAAATTGTTGAAAAGGTTGTTGAAGCTGTGCAAAGTGCTGCCCCTGTTGAAGCCGCTGTTGAGTTAAAGGAAACAGTTTCTGAAGTTGTTGAACAAATTTTGGATAAGGCCGTCGATAAAGTAGAAGAAACAATTGCAGCCCCAGTTGTTGAAGAACAGAAACCTGTCGACGAAGCCCCAGTGGAAGCTCAAGCACCTGTTGAGGTTGCTGACGAGCCAGTGAAAGCTGAGGAATTACCCGCACCAGTAGAACCAGTACCGGCTCCAGTGGAAGAGAAAACTGTTGAACCAATTGTGGCTGCTGTTGAAGAAAAGGCAGTCGAGCCAACGCCAGCGCCTGTCGAATCAGAGCCAGCGCCCGTTGAAGCAGCGCCAGTCGAGGAAACTGTCGTCCCCGTAGAAGTAAAATCCGTCGAAACTGCGCCAGCTGCTGTTGTAGAGAAACCAGTTGAACAAACTCCAGCTCCCGTAGAATCCACACCAGCTCCCGTAGAAGACAGTCCTGCCCCAGCAGAAGAGCTTCCCGCACCCGTCGAAGAAAAACTGGTTGAAAAGGTAACCGCAACCGTAGAAGCAGCCGTACCCACACCAGTCGAGGAACCAAAATCAGAAGAACTCATCCCAGCGCCAGAACCAGTCTCAGAAGCCGACGAAATCAGCAACACAATCGACGATCTGCCACCACCACCGCCGCCTCCAGCAACCGATGATGAGCCAGTGCCCGACTCGCTTCCATCACCACTGCCCACGATTGCAGCTGCCGCCCCGACCGATGCCACCGGTGCCGACGAGCAAAATCTCTCCGTCGACATTTCCTCCCCGCTTCCACAGAACTCGCTCGAGTCGCTTCCATCACCGCCCACACTATCCCAGAGTGACGCCATGAGCTTACCTCCTCCGCCAGAGTCTCCCTCGGCCACGCTGACCTCCATCGAAGCCACCGAACAGTCTCTTCCTGCTGCTCCCGAACCTTCCACACTCCCTACGCCTCCAGAATCCGCTCCAGTAACCTCCGAACCGAAACCAGAAGCTCAGATCACCCCAGTAGCTGAAGAAAAGCTAGTTGAAGTggaatcggcggcggcggcgacgacgacggTTGAGAAAGAAACCGTCGTAGCAGACGAACCAGCGGCAGAGCAGGTGACCGTGGCGGCAGCGACGGCGACGGCCCCAGTTCCTGAATCgagcaagaaagaagaacaGGTGGTTGAAGAGAAGGAAAAATCAGAGGCGCCGGCGCCGCAGCCAACCGAAGCGACGGAAATTGTTGTCAAAAAG CAGCAAAACGGAACCGCCGCCGTTGAGAACGGAACCAGCACAGAGAACGGAACGATCGAAAACGGCACGACGCTGGAAAACGGACAGAATGGCGTGCACGAGACGTCCACCACGGAGAGCTTGAACGGTGATACCGAACACAAAAAGAAGGAG